TTTTCGGGGGCGTAAAATTCAGTGAGCATAAAGCAGATTTCAGTGATACTTGATGACCAGTCCCAGACGTTAAGCAGAATGGCTGAAGTTCTCGCGTCAAAAAATGCTGACATGAGAGCATTAACTGTGGAGGAGTCCGGGAATTTCAGAGTCGTGAGACTCATTGCGGATAATGTTCTGTGGGCATCATCGGCATTGTGGGAGGCAGGGTTCACGGCGAATACTGCTGATGTTGTAGCCGCGGAAGTTCCTGACGAGGCCGGGGGGCTTGCGCGTCTTCTGAATATCATTGAGCGCGCCGGAATGGAGATAAAGTATATGTACCCTGTATTGAGCCGAAAGAAGTCATCAGCTTTAGGCGGAGGGGGATTGCCTGTAGTAGTCCTGAAACTGTCGGGCAGTGAGAATCCCGAAGAGATATTGCGGCTTGAGGGGATAAAAGTTTTGACTCACGCTGATTTGTCGTCGCTGTAGGAAATTTTTTCGGGAGGCGATCATTCATGAGGAAGTCAGCACTTGCGGTATTGGCTCTTGTCATCGCGTTATTGTTCGGGAGAACGGCTTGCGCGGCGGCCAAGTATTTCACGCTGGTGAACAACACGGGCGCGGATCTCTACACAGTCAACCTCAGCCCCTCAACTAGGTATGAGTGGCGGGATTACGTGATAGGGGACATACTGGACTCCAAAATTCTTGAGTACGGAGAATCGGCTAATGTGCGTTTTAACACCGGGGGTTTAAGGGAATGGGATATTCAGGCGGTGTTCTATGACGGCACATCGGCTTGGTGGTACAACATTGACCTTATAGCCTCATACACCGTAACGCTGAACAGGGACGGCACAGCGGATATGGAGTAAGGCAGGAAATTTCACGCATTATCATTTTTCCCCTTCAGGATGTTCACCGCGTTATTGTACAGGATAGTGCGTTTCTCGTTATCCGAAAGGCTGAGGGACATTACAGCATTGACGCATTCAGACTGTGAAGCCCACGGCGAGTCAGTCCCGAAAATCACGCGCTCAGACCCGAAAGCCCGTACCATTCCGGCAAACTCATCATCATTCAGCATGTCGCATTCATTTCCGCCGGAATAATATCCGTCCCCGTTCGGGTAAAACCTTCCGAGAGAGAACGCCGAGTCAACATAAACATTCTCACGCCCCGCAAAGAGCTTCACGGCCTCAGCCCAGCACCGCCACCCGCCCATGTGAGCCAGAATCACGCGCACATCCCCGGCCATGTCGAGCGCACGCGCTATTCTCTCAGGCAGCGCGGAGTCATCGCCGGGGAATCCTATGTCCCAGCCCGCATGAATCATCACGATCAATCCCAGCTCGCCCGAAAATCTCAGAATGTCCGCGTAATGTTCATCATCAACATTCAGCCCCTGATAGACCGGGTGAATCTTTACGCCATTTATGCCCGCCCCGGATGTTCTCGCTAATTCCCCGCGACAGTCATCAAAGAAGGGGTGAATCCCCCCGAAAGAATATACCCCGGTTGATTCACCCTCCGCATTAATCTTCATGGCCGTGTTGTTGATTCTCGTAACCTGCTCCGGCTTTGTGGCGACAGGCTGAACGACTGAGCATGTTACGCCCGCTTCCCTCATTGACGCTTTGAGTCCCGGAATTGTGCCGTCAGTGAATGGCCGAGTGTGGCTGTTATGACTCAGGACTCCCAGCGCGTGAGAGGCTATTTTCTCCGGGAATGTGTGAGCGTGAATATCAATTATCATCGCCCAATGCCCGCGACTGTCTGATTGTTACCGTCCTTGTGTAGCAGGAGAAAGCATCATCGACAAATTTGCGTTCAGGTTTCGGAGTAATAATGCTGACGACCGGGACAATCACGAATCCGGCAAGCATACAGAAAGCTCCGGCGTTAATCGGAGAGCGCAATAGCTCCGGGAAATCGGGACGCACGAAAATATTTGCGGTCATTACGACGCTTGAGAATATGAAGTTTACCCAGCATGATAATTTTGTTACGCCCTTCCAGTAAAGGCTGTACATGAACGGCGCGAGGAATGCTCCGGCAAGCGCACCCCATGACACTCCCATTAACTGAGCTATGAATGTTACGTTTGATGAGTACTGAATCAGCGCAAGAACTACGGATATTATGATGAATATCACGATTAGTACGCGCATTGTGAAGAGCTGCTTTTTCTCGTCCATGTCGCGAATCACGTGGCCTTTGAGCAAATCAAGCGTGAGAGTCGAGCTTGACGCAAGAACAAGTGATGACAATGTAGACATTGAAGCCGACAATACGAGAATCACAACAACGCCTATCAGTATGTCGGGAAGATTCGAGAGCATTACGGGAATGACAGAGTCATAGCCCTCAGCGGGGACTCCGATTCCTGACGGGTCAAGCTGGGACGTGAACAATCTCCCGAAACCGCCGAGGAAGTAGCAACCTCCCGCCACAACGAGAGCGAACAGCGTAGAAATCACTGTGCCTTTCGTGATGTCTGACTCATTCTTGATGGCGTAGAACTTCTGCACCATCTGAGGAAGTCCCCATGTGCCTAAGCTGGTAAGTATTACGACTCCGAGAAGGTTCACGGGGTCAGGGCCGAAAAATGACGCGAATATTCCGGGAGATTTTGCGAGGGGTGTTACGGCGTGAGAGTCAGAAATTGCCGCAAGCCCGGCGAGAGACTCAGAGAGTCCGCCCTTGCTTTCGAGGACTGCGACAATCACCGCAGTGATTCCGGCGAGCATTATTATTCCCTGAATGAAGTCGTTTATCGCCGTCGCCATATATCCGCCCGCAACGACATATATACCCGTCAATACGGCCATGATTATGACGCAGACCGAGTAATCCACGCTGAACGCCATCCCGAATAGCCTGCTCAGACCGTTATAGAGGGAAGCTGTATACGGAATCAGGAATATGAAGCATATCACCGAGGCCGCAATTTTGAGCGAGGCACTCTGAAACCTCTTGCCGAAAAAGTCAGGCATCGTTGCGCTGCTGAGATACTGACTCATGATACGAGTCCTTCTGCCCAAAACCGCCCAAGCCATTAGCGAGCCGATAAAAGCATTTCCGAGTCCCGCCCATGTCGCCGCGATCCCGTAACGCCACCCGAACTGACCCGCATAGCCCACGAAAACAACCGCCGAGAAATAGCTAGTCCCGTAAGCAAACGCCGTAAGCCACGGCCCGACAGACCGCCCACCCAAGACAAAGCCGCTGACATCTGTTGAATGTTTCCGGCAGTAAAGCCCGATAGCAATCATTAAGCCAAAGAAAAATATCACTAACACTGATTTGATGAGCATGAAATATATTTTCACTCCTGAAATTTTTTCACGCGCAAGATTACGCCCCGCCCCCGCCAAAATCAACCGTCATAAATGAACTGACAAAAACGCAAAAAAAGAAGCTCCCGACTCAATTTCGGAAGCTCCCTGTTATATTCGTTGTCCTGACAAAAAAAATTTGGCTCCGCCACCAGGACTCGAACCTGGAACCTAATGATTAACAGTCATCCGCGCTGCCGATTGCGCTATGGCGGAACGCAACAAAAGGAATTTTACCCCTCACCCCCCGTTTTTGTCAACATGCTATAATCACAGCAATCACAGAAAATTTTACGGAGGAAAAATATTATGCTCTGCACTTCATCTGAGGCGGCGAAAATTTTGCGGAGGCTCAACGATGAGAAAATGACGATTGAGGCACGCGAGTCGATGTCTTTGCATTTTACAGCGGCTGTTAATGAAGACATTGAGGACGCACGCCCGGAATATGATTATGACGAAACACGGATGGCACTCGATGAAATTGACGCGGAAATCCGCAAGTTGAAGCACGCGATTAACACGTTCAATCTTACGCATGAAGTGCCGGGATTCGGAATGACAGTTGATATGATGCTCGTATATATTCCTCAGCTCACGAGAAAAAAGCAGCGTCTTTCGGCCATGAAGGACAGACTCCCGAAGGTGCGCGAAATGACGAGAGTCGCAGGAATTATTGAGTACAGTTACGCAAATTATGACATTGAGAGGGCGACAGAAGATTTTGAGAAAGTCTCGGACGAATTATCACGCGCACAGACTGCACTTGACGTTCTGAACAACAGCGTGAAATTTGAGATTAATATATAGAAATTAATACCTTCTGCACACGGGCGGAAACTCCTTTTGACTGTGGGGTCTTACAATCTCACGGAGAAATTTGGTTCAATGTTATTCGTTATTACTCTGTTATTTGTTTTTGACGGCTCATGTTTTAATGTTGCGCGGCCTCCATTAAATTTTGTCTTTGTCTTGTGTGCAGTAAAAACTTGTTTCACCGGGGGAGCTGAAGTATAAGGTTTCAGGCTCTCTCTTTTTTTGCGTATAATACACTGCATAATCCCAAACAAGGAGGCATTATGCATGAAGCGCAAAATTATTCCCGGCATAGTAATTCTCATCACACTGATTTTTGCCGGGGTATCATATTCAGATTTCGGGAGCTTTTCGGGAAATTCTGATTACGACAGCTTGCCGTCATCAAGCACATCATCAGGCGGAGGATTTTCGGGCGGCTCTGACTGGTCAGACTCGTACACTCCATCACATTCAACGCGCACAAGGACGCGCAGGACAGCACCGGAATACGGCACGGGTATAAATCCGGGAGTCGCGGCGGGAATCCGTCATCAGCAGGGTGTGAGGAATCCGAGTCTCGACACTGAAGACTACGAGGAGTTCGGCGGGATAGCGTTCGTATTGCTGGTATTCTTTGTGTTCTGGCTCATGATTCACATTAACAGCAAGAGGAAGCGCGATGTAGGACAGACTGTCATCAACATTCAGGACACTGTAAGGACACTGCGCCCAATGAACGAATATTTAGAGCTTGACCCGGAATTTGACGAGGAGCGGATCAGGACTCTAATGTCGAACCTGTATATACAGATGCAGGAGACGTGGCAGAGGAAGGATATATCACCTTTGCGGCCATACATGACGGATAAATTTTTCTCGCAGATGGATAATCAGCTTGAGCAGTTCAGGAAGTCAGGCCGGACGGATTACACCGAGCGTATTGCGGTGCTGAACACTGGCATAATTGGGTGGAGGCAGTCCGCCGGGATGGACTATATCACGGTGAGGCTAAATGCGCGGATTGTGTCATACGTTCTTGACGACAGGACCGGGGAATTAATTTCGGGCGACAGGAAGCGCGAGAAATTCATGGAGTACGAAATAGAATTATGCCGGAAATCCGGGGCTGTAACGAGTCCAGAGTCTGACGGCGTGAAGACTGCGACATGTCCGCACTGCGGCGCGCCCCTGAAGCTGAATGCCTCGGCTCAGTGCGAGTACTGCGGGAGCGTGATTACTGCGGTAAATTCTGACTGGGCTATTTGCGGCATGAGGGGAATATCACAGAGGACGGCGTAAAGGCTTGAGTCCCCTGCGGGTGTCATGGCCTGCGGGGGCTATATTTTCCGCAGATTCTCTCCTAAAGGGAACAATTCTGCCCTGAGCTGTATATATTCCGGTCTCGGTGATATATAACAAGAGGTGATAACGTTGTACGACATAATCATTAACGCCGACTCCCTGTCCGAGCTTCCGAAATTGCCCGCCGAGTCTGTCGATTTGATTTTTGCTGACCCTCCATATTGGATGAGGACTGAAGGAATCTTGCGGCGGGCGGAAGGCACAGAGTTTCACGGCTGCAATGATGACTGGGACAAATTCAGCTCCCTCGATGACTACGAGTCCTTCACGCTTCAATGGCTGACTGAGTGCCGGAGAGTCCTCAAGCGTTCCGGCTCGCTGTGGGTGATAGGCTCTATGCAGTGTATATACACAATCGGCGCGGCCATGCAGAAATTAGGCTATTGGCTCATAAACGACATTATATGGCACAAGACTAACCCGACTCCGAATTTCACCGGCTCCCGACTCAACAACAGCCACGAGACTCTAATTTGGGCGGTCAAAGACCGTAAGTCAAAATTCACGTTCAACTACAAGACAGCAAAAGCCCTCAATCACGAGTCGCCCTCAAAACAAATGGGATCCGTCTGGCGATTCCCGGTCTGCTCAGGAAATGAACGACTCAAAGATTCCAGCGGTCATAAAATCCATTCGACACAAAAGCCCCTCGCAATGTTAGAGAGAATCATAGCAATCTCATCAAAGCCCGGTGATTTAGTGCTTGACCCTTTCGCCGGAACAATGACGACAGCCGCCGCCGCAAAGAAATTAGGCCGTCAATACATCATGATTGAGTGCGAGAAAACTTACTGCGATTACGGGCGTGAAAGGCTCAGTGCGATAACGTTTGAGGACTCGCAAATTTCGCGGGGTGATTTTGACGTTAAGCCAATGCGCGTAACAATGCCGGAAATGATTCAGGCAGGATATTTTCATGAGGGAGAGAAGTTTTTTCTTGCTGACGGAAAAGAATACGCCGAACTACAGCCGGACGGGAAATTATTGTACGCCGGGAAAATTATCGACATTCACACATGCGCGGCTCGTGCCAAAAATTTGCGCGCCGAAAGAGTCAACGGTTTCGATTATTGGCACGTCATGCGGGGAAATCACCTTGTCAGCATCAGGGAAATACGCGAAAATTACCGGGACAGTCTCAAACACTAGGGGAGGAATCATCATGAAACGTATAATTCTTGCTGTACTCATTGCGTTATTGCCTGCGTCTTTTGCTGAGACCGCTGAAAGGTTCGTAACGTTCCCGGCTCTCGGACGCTGCACAGGAACATACGTAAGATACCGCGACAATCCCGACACTGACGGCGAAATCATCGGGCGGCTGAACTCTCCCGAAAGAGTCATAGTTGTCGGGCAGACTGTTACGGACGGCGATTTGTGGTACGAGATTGAAGACCCTCGCGCAGAGGCTACAGCGTTTGTTTTCGGGAAATATATCGTGCCAGTTTTTGACGAGACCACACAGCAGGGCGAGCTTTACAGAATGCTTGTCAGTATTTTCCAGTCATACGGAATCACGAAAGAGAAGGCGAATTTCTATAACGGCCCGGCAGTCGAAATAGAACACACTAATGACGCAGGAATATTTCAGCTTGATGTGTGGGAAAAAGGCTGCTCATTCGGCGATGTGAATATAGGCGACGGCAAAGAGAAACTGCGTGAAACTCTCGGCGAGCCTGACATGATTAGCGGCTCTGAATTGGAATATAGGCTTGACGGGGATATAATTTTCACATTCAGGCTGAAGGACGGCAGAATCTCTCACATGTCGTACCAGTGGCCGCAACGTTAAGGAGGAATCATCATGAAGCGTGTAATTCTTGCCATGCTCACTGCGTTATTGTTCGTGTCATTTGCTGAAGGTGCCGGAAAATTTGCCGACTTCCCGACAATAGGAGTCTGCACGGGCGACTCAGTGCGCTATCATTCAAAGCCAAGCACAAAGGCTGAAGTCTGGGGAAGCCTCAGCAAAAACATGAAGGTTGTCGTTGAGAGTCAGAAAGTTGTTGACGGTGAAACGTGGTACGAGATTTCGCCCAAAGACGCACAGGACTCCGCATATGTTTACGGGGAATACTTAGCCCCGTATTTTGGCGAGGCCGCGCAGAAATCCCCGGTCAACAAAATGGTCATCGACATTCTGCAAGTCTATTCGCCCTACAAGGATAACGACTACTACACGGAATACGGCGGGGAGGAAGTCAGGCGGACATATGACGAAAGCGGCTGGCTCGTGCGTGTTGAGGCGTGGAAGCCGGGATGTTCTTTCGGGAATGACGGCCAGGACGAAAGCAAAAATATCACTATCGGCGACAATGCGGGCAAGCTCACAAAACTTTTCGGCGACCCCGACAAGAAGAGCGACTCAGAATGTGAATACACTGCGGGGAGTTCCTCATTAACTTTCAGGATTGAGGACGGGAAAATTACCCGCATGATTTACGAGGACAAGAAATAATCAGCCGTATCATTCGCAAAAAAAGAGTCCCCGGAGGTTTTCTAGCCTTCCGGGGATTCTTGTTGTATTCTGCGTGTTATCCGGCCTAGGTCTAATACATGCCGTCCATGCCGCCCATACCGCCGGGCATAGCGGGCGCAGCTTCTTTCTTTTCGGGCTTGTCGGCAACGATTCCCTCAGTCGTGAGTACCATAGCCGCGATTGAGCCTGCATTCTGGAGAGCCGAGCGCGTAACCTTCACGGGGTCAATGATTCCTGCTGCTACCATGTCGGTGTACTCGCCTGTAGCCGCGTTGAGTCCGTGCCCAATCTTTTCGCTTCTGACCCTCTCGACAACTACATCACCCTGATACCCTGCGTTTGTCGCAATGAGATACAGCGGAGCTTTGAGCGCGTCAAGTACGATCCTTGCGCCTGTCTTGACATCGCCGGAAAGTTTCTCCACGAACGGCTCAAGAGCTGTGGCGCAGTTGAGTGCCGCGACTCCGCCTCCCGCTACGATTCCTTCCTCGACTGCGGCGCGTGTTGCGTTGAGTGCGTCCTCTATGCGGTGCTTCAATTCTTTCTGCTCTGTCTCTGTGGCTGAACCTACCTGAATCACCGCGACTCCTCCGACAAGTTTGGCAAGTCTCTCGTGAAGTTTCTCCTTGTCGTAATCTGACGTTGAGTCCTCAATCTCTTTGCGGATCTGGCCTGCCCTGTGGCGAATCTCTTCGGGATTTCCTGCGCCCTGTGTAATCGTTGTATCCTCTTTCGTGATACGGACTTTCTTGGCGCGTCCGAGCATTGACAGCTCTGTGTTCTCGAACTTCATTCCGCGCTCCTCGCTGATGACCTCGCCGCCCGTAACTATTGCGATGTCCTGAAGCATAGCCTTTCTCCTGTCGCCGAATCCGGGAGCCTTCACCGCCGCAACCTGCATTACTCCGCGCAGTTTGTTGACGACGAGAGTCGCAAGGGCTTCACCCTCTACATCTTCTGCGATAATGACAAGGGGCTTTCCTGTCTGCACAACTTTTTCGAGAACGGGCAGAAGGTCTTTGATGTTGCTGATTTTCGCGTCATGGATGAGGATATATGCATCGTCAAAGCTGGCTTCCATCCTGTCGCTGTCGGTTACCATGTAGGGGCTGATATATCCCTTGTCGAACTGGAGTCCCTCGACCATCTCAAGAGTCGTCCCTACGGTCTGTGAGTCCTCGATTGTGATTACGCCGTCCTCGCCGACTTTGGCCATTGCCTCAGAGATGAGCGCGCCGACTGCTGAATCGTTTGCTGAAATTGAAGCTACCTGCGCGATTTTCTCTTTCTCTTTTACGGGCGTTGACTGCTTTTTGAGTTCCTCTACTACGAAATCAATAGCCTTCTCGATTCCCTGACGCATTAACATTCCATTCGCACCGGCGGCAACGTTCTTCATGCCCTCGCGGATAATGGCGCGTGAGAAAATTGTTGCGGTTGTTGTTCCGTCTCCGGCTATGTCGTTCGTCTTGCTGGCAACTTCTTTCAGCAACTGCGCTCCGGCGTTCTCGAACGGGTCTTCAAGCTCAATTTCCTTAGCGATTGTTACGCCGTCATTTGTGATCATCGGTGAGCCGAATTTTTTCTCAAGTACTACATTTCTTCCTTTAGGGCCAAGCGTAACGCCAACTGTGTCCGCTACTTTGTCGATACCGCGGAGCATTGCCCTTCTTGCTTCTTCTCCGAATGAAAGTATTTTAGCCATGATATTTTTCTCCTTGTTATTTCTCTACGATTGCGAGCACATCACGCTCACTGAATATTACGAGGTCTTCTCCGTCAACTTTTACTTCTGTCCCTGCGTACTTGCTGAATATTATTCTGTCGCCTACTTTGACCTCTACCGGCTGTTTCTGGCCGTTGTCGAGAATTTTGCCCGTGCCTACTGCGAGAACTTCGCCCTCTGTCGGCTTCTCTTTTGCTGTGTCGGGAAGGAATAATCCGCCCTTTGTCTTTTCCTCGCGCTCAAGCACTTTCACTACTATCCTGTCGCCTAACGGTTTAAGTTTCATGATTCTGTATTGGCCTCCTTCTTGTGATTGGCACTCAATCAAAAAGAGTGCTAACTAAACAACGCGGGGAATATTACTCCCTAAGCGTGAAAATTGCAATCGTTAATTTTACTTAGGCAAGATAATTTCTTATTTCCTCTTTGACCCGTTCAATGTCTGAGCATGTAAGAAAGGGGATTAATTTCTGTATCTCATCAATATTTCTGTCCCACCATCGCAAACGCAATAAAAGCCCGGTCATCTCATCGTCAAACCTTTTGCGAATCACTTTTGCAGGATTTCCCGCCGCGATTGTGTACGGGGGAATGTCGCGGGTTACTGTGCTGTTGAGGCCGATAATCGCCCCGTCCCCGACATTAACGCCCGGAAGAAACGTAACATTCTGCCCTATCCAAACATCATTGCCGATGACTGTATCACCCTTCAGCGGCAAATCTGACATGGCCGGGGGATTCTGATTCCAGCCTTCAAATATGTAGAACGGGAATGTTGCCGCGCAATTCATTTGATGATTCGCGCCGTTCATGACAAACTCAACGCCCGCCCCGATCTGGCAGAATTTCCCGATTATGAGCTTGTCGCCGATAAATTCATAGTGATGTGTAACGCGGGACTCGAAATCTTTTCCGGCGTAATACGAGAAATCCCCGGCGATTATATTCGGCCTCGTTATCGCGGGCTTGATGTATGTTACTGAGTCTGAATTGGGAAGGGGAAAAATTTTGCTTGGGTCTGGTGTCATAGTAAAGCCTCCGAAATCTCTAAAGGTCTTAGCGTTGAAGCGGGGATATTCTATGAGGATGCCCGGCACTTTCCGCAGTTGGGTGTGAAGCCGTCCCTGTCCATCTCGCTGACCGCCCATTGAGCCGCCGCCGTCAGCATTGGGAGAGCGTTTTTGCCGCGTTCAGTGAGGGAATATTCTACACGCGGGGGGACTTCATTATATTGTGTTCGCGAGACTAGCCCGGAGGACTCTAACTCCTTCAGGGACTGCGCGAGCATCATGTTTGTGATGTCGCCTAAGCTGCGTTTGATTGCGCTGTAACGTTTCGGGGACATGTCAGACAATATGCAGATGATTGGGAGCTTCCATTTTCCCCCGAAAGTATGAGCTAAATATTTCAGCGGGCAAATATTTTCCATGAGTCAAAATCTCCTGTGTATTATTTCTATATATGGTATCAAAAATCTGTGTTCTTGTGAAAATCGTACCACCAAATATAATAATCACATCCCCAAAAATTTTGAGGAGGGTAATTTCTCATGCAGATAAAAGCAGTAAAGCTATTTGAGGGCGGAGAGTTCACAGAAGAGTTTGTGTTCGGCGGAGAAAACAAAGCAGATGGCCGCAAGGATTTCACATATCCCGGAAGCCTTCAGAATTTCGTGATTGATACGGGTGATGAGGTGATACTTATCGACACGGGATTCGCGCCGGGGACTCCGTTCAAAGGCTACAGGGTGATTAATGACTATATCCCCGCGCTTGAGGCAGCCGGATACAAGCCGGAGCAGGTCAGCAAGATTCTTGTTACCCACAAGCACCCCGATCACACAGGAATGCTGTCAGCTTTCCCGAATGCTAAAATCTACATCGGCCCGGATGACGCAGACGCATTGAAGCTCGACGGCTCGAACATTATCCGCGCTGCGTACCAGGACGGCCCGTATCACAATTTCCCGGAGTCGCAGAAGATTGCAGAAGGGATATATTTCATCAAAGCACGGGGACACACTAAGGGCAACAGCATAGTGATAGCTGAGTCGGACGGAGTATATTACATGCTTCACGGCGATGTTACGTATGTTGACGCGGCACTTCACGCAAACAAGCTCTCAATCGTGTTTGAGGATCTGCCCGCGGCGCGTGAGACGTTAGACCGTGTTCGCGAGTTCGTGAAGAACAACCCGACAATCTACCTTTCGACACATACCCCTGAAGGCGTTACGAACCTTGAGGGAAAAATCATCATGAAGCTGTAGACGGTCATGGAATTTGAGCAGGTATTGACGCGCAGAGTCTCAGCCCGGAAATATACCGGGAGGATGCCGAGCGATGATGACATACAGAAAATCATTGACGCGGCTTTATTGTCGCCTATAGTCCGCTGGCACAAACTGCACCTTTCTGTAGTAACAAATCTTGACGCTATGAGCGTTGCGGAAATTGCCGCTGATGACATTTTCGGACGGCCTGACTCACCCGTGAAAATGCCCCGGCCATATCTCTACAATGCGCCCGTATGGATAATCTTATCGGGTAAAAAGTATGTTGAGTCGGAAAATCCGCAGGCAAAATTGATGAATGATAATTTATTCTGGAACGTCGGCTCAATCATTGAGAACATGGAGCTTCAGACAACAGCGTTAGGGCTTGCGAGCTGCGGGATAAATACAACAGTCGTAGCAATGAGAGACCGCCCGGACGTGAAAAAGGCTGTCGGAATCCCTGAAGGCTACGATGCTTTAGCGTCCGTAGTTGTGGGATATGCTGACGCTGATTACCCCATAGCATAAAAAGAGAACGGCGAAAACCATTGAAAATAAAGGGTTTTTGCCGTTCTTCTCTTGTTTTTGTCGCTTATTTGTCGCTTATTTGTCGCTTAAATCTGCCTTTAGATACTACACGATAGCAGACGATAAAGGCTTTAATCTGATAAGTTCGCTATATCTTGTGAAAGCTGTTCTTCCGCTTTTTTGTACTTCTCTTGAAGCTTTAGGAAGTCTTTCAACTTCGTTTTGACAAACTCTTGCTGTTCTTTATAAGGGATATAGTCAATGTAATAATCCTTAAACATATCAGGCGATATAGTCAGCTTTGATGTTCCGTCCGCTAAGTCAGAAACGATTTGCTTCTTTATTGAAGCAAAATAACAATTATAAAACTCTAAGTCAATCGGATATTTCGGGTCATGCTTAATCGGGAAACGTGAATTTATCTGTCCCATTCGTATGCCAGCTTTGGGCCTCCATCAAATTGAATCAACCCGCAATACGCAAAGCCTTCCCTGCTGAGTATGTGCTGCATCACTTTGTTTTCTTCCTGTGTATCTACACGGATTGCGTCAATCTGGTTCGACAGGCAAAAATCTTTGATGAGTTGAAAAGCTTCATGCGACAGGCCACCGCCTCTGGCTTTGCTGTTGAAAGCC
This portion of the Synergistaceae bacterium genome encodes:
- a CDS encoding amidohydrolase family protein, which encodes MIIDIHAHTFPEKIASHALGVLSHNSHTRPFTDGTIPGLKASMREAGVTCSVVQPVATKPEQVTRINNTAMKINAEGESTGVYSFGGIHPFFDDCRGELARTSGAGINGVKIHPVYQGLNVDDEHYADILRFSGELGLIVMIHAGWDIGFPGDDSALPERIARALDMAGDVRVILAHMGGWRCWAEAVKLFAGRENVYVDSAFSLGRFYPNGDGYYSGGNECDMLNDDEFAGMVRAFGSERVIFGTDSPWASQSECVNAVMSLSLSDNEKRTILYNNAVNILKGKNDNA
- a CDS encoding sodium:solute symporter family protein, which codes for MLIKSVLVIFFFGLMIAIGLYCRKHSTDVSGFVLGGRSVGPWLTAFAYGTSYFSAVVFVGYAGQFGWRYGIAATWAGLGNAFIGSLMAWAVLGRRTRIMSQYLSSATMPDFFGKRFQSASLKIAASVICFIFLIPYTASLYNGLSRLFGMAFSVDYSVCVIIMAVLTGIYVVAGGYMATAINDFIQGIIMLAGITAVIVAVLESKGGLSESLAGLAAISDSHAVTPLAKSPGIFASFFGPDPVNLLGVVILTSLGTWGLPQMVQKFYAIKNESDITKGTVISTLFALVVAGGCYFLGGFGRLFTSQLDPSGIGVPAEGYDSVIPVMLSNLPDILIGVVVILVLSASMSTLSSLVLASSSTLTLDLLKGHVIRDMDEKKQLFTMRVLIVIFIIISVVLALIQYSSNVTFIAQLMGVSWGALAGAFLAPFMYSLYWKGVTKLSCWVNFIFSSVVMTANIFVRPDFPELLRSPINAGAFCMLAGFVIVPVVSIITPKPERKFVDDAFSCYTRTVTIRQSRALGDDN
- a CDS encoding TIM44-like domain-containing protein codes for the protein MKRKIIPGIVILITLIFAGVSYSDFGSFSGNSDYDSLPSSSTSSGGGFSGGSDWSDSYTPSHSTRTRTRRTAPEYGTGINPGVAAGIRHQQGVRNPSLDTEDYEEFGGIAFVLLVFFVFWLMIHINSKRKRDVGQTVINIQDTVRTLRPMNEYLELDPEFDEERIRTLMSNLYIQMQETWQRKDISPLRPYMTDKFFSQMDNQLEQFRKSGRTDYTERIAVLNTGIIGWRQSAGMDYITVRLNARIVSYVLDDRTGELISGDRKREKFMEYEIELCRKSGAVTSPESDGVKTATCPHCGAPLKLNASAQCEYCGSVITAVNSDWAICGMRGISQRTA
- a CDS encoding site-specific DNA-methyltransferase; protein product: MYDIIINADSLSELPKLPAESVDLIFADPPYWMRTEGILRRAEGTEFHGCNDDWDKFSSLDDYESFTLQWLTECRRVLKRSGSLWVIGSMQCIYTIGAAMQKLGYWLINDIIWHKTNPTPNFTGSRLNNSHETLIWAVKDRKSKFTFNYKTAKALNHESPSKQMGSVWRFPVCSGNERLKDSSGHKIHSTQKPLAMLERIIAISSKPGDLVLDPFAGTMTTAAAAKKLGRQYIMIECEKTYCDYGRERLSAITFEDSQISRGDFDVKPMRVTMPEMIQAGYFHEGEKFFLADGKEYAELQPDGKLLYAGKIIDIHTCAARAKNLRAERVNGFDYWHVMRGNHLVSIREIRENYRDSLKH
- a CDS encoding SH3 domain-containing protein, encoding MKRIILAVLIALLPASFAETAERFVTFPALGRCTGTYVRYRDNPDTDGEIIGRLNSPERVIVVGQTVTDGDLWYEIEDPRAEATAFVFGKYIVPVFDETTQQGELYRMLVSIFQSYGITKEKANFYNGPAVEIEHTNDAGIFQLDVWEKGCSFGDVNIGDGKEKLRETLGEPDMISGSELEYRLDGDIIFTFRLKDGRISHMSYQWPQR
- a CDS encoding SH3 domain-containing protein produces the protein MKRVILAMLTALLFVSFAEGAGKFADFPTIGVCTGDSVRYHSKPSTKAEVWGSLSKNMKVVVESQKVVDGETWYEISPKDAQDSAYVYGEYLAPYFGEAAQKSPVNKMVIDILQVYSPYKDNDYYTEYGGEEVRRTYDESGWLVRVEAWKPGCSFGNDGQDESKNITIGDNAGKLTKLFGDPDKKSDSECEYTAGSSSLTFRIEDGKITRMIYEDKK